A genome region from Ottowia testudinis includes the following:
- a CDS encoding 2-keto-4-pentenoate hydratase gives MKSRTLQALAVAAAVCLLAGCANNAAQVVAATPGCLDDVAVNRLVADYNARRPAADLPASLTMADAACTRSRLQQRLAGQAGRLVGYKAGLTNPAVQKRFNTDQPVWGALYSDMLLGSGATVDAAFGARPLYEADLLVRVKDAAINHAKTPAEVLANVDQVIPFIELPDLVVESPPKLNGAAISAINVGARLGVRGTPLTVPADAAGQAALLDQLRDMNVRLADAQGAPLGGGKGSDVLGHPLNAVVWLAGALKSQGLSMRPGQVISLGSFSALLPPKPGLHATVHYDGVPGLQPVSVRFR, from the coding sequence ATGAAGTCCCGCACGCTACAAGCTCTGGCCGTGGCCGCCGCCGTCTGCCTGCTGGCGGGCTGCGCCAACAACGCCGCCCAGGTCGTCGCCGCCACGCCGGGCTGCCTGGACGACGTGGCCGTCAATCGCCTGGTGGCCGACTACAACGCGCGCCGCCCGGCCGCGGATCTGCCGGCATCGCTGACCATGGCCGACGCCGCCTGCACGCGCAGCCGCCTGCAGCAGCGGCTGGCGGGGCAGGCCGGCCGCTTGGTGGGCTACAAGGCGGGCCTGACCAACCCGGCGGTGCAAAAGCGCTTCAATACCGATCAGCCGGTCTGGGGCGCGCTCTACAGCGATATGCTGCTGGGCAGCGGCGCCACCGTGGATGCGGCCTTCGGCGCCCGTCCGCTGTACGAGGCCGATTTGCTCGTGCGCGTGAAGGACGCCGCCATCAACCACGCCAAGACGCCGGCCGAGGTGCTGGCCAATGTCGATCAGGTGATCCCCTTCATCGAACTGCCCGATCTGGTGGTTGAAAGCCCACCCAAGCTCAATGGCGCGGCCATCAGCGCCATCAACGTCGGCGCGCGCCTGGGCGTGCGCGGCACGCCGCTCACGGTGCCGGCCGACGCCGCTGGCCAAGCCGCGTTGCTAGATCAGTTGCGCGACATGAACGTGCGCCTGGCCGATGCGCAGGGTGCACCGCTGGGCGGCGGCAAGGGCAGCGACGTGCTGGGCCACCCGCTGAACGCCGTCGTTTGGCTGGCCGGCGCGTTGAAGAGCCAAGGCTTGTCGATGCGGCCGGGGCAGGTCATCAGCCTAGGCTCGTTCTCGGCGCTGCTGCCGCCCAAGCCGGGCCTGCACGCCACCGTGCACTACGACGGCGTGCCTGGGTTGCAGCCGGTCAGCGTGCGCTTTCGGTGA
- a CDS encoding class I SAM-dependent methyltransferase, protein MPNTHLNIVRQGEASRTALQVAQLRAVHALLDEPVVLDDPLALPILGAPMAAALRDDPFRLNDPSARALRASLVARARVAEDELARAVAAGVRQYVVLGAGLDTFACRNPYMAAGLNVFEVDHPATQAWKRQCLSQAGIVPPGALHFVPVDFESGALMPALAAAGLRADKPACFTWLGVTVYLTPEAVMATLTQVAALPAGSSITFDYRVPQALLNPFEQAVTELFEQQVAAQGEPWLSSFEPEALGQQLHALGFSRVDDPGADAINARYFPRRKDGLRCGAAFRFACARV, encoded by the coding sequence GTGCCAAACACTCACCTCAACATCGTTCGCCAAGGCGAAGCCAGCCGCACCGCGTTGCAGGTCGCGCAACTGCGGGCCGTCCATGCGCTGCTGGACGAGCCGGTGGTGCTTGACGACCCGCTGGCGCTGCCGATCCTCGGCGCGCCCATGGCCGCCGCCCTGCGCGACGATCCGTTTCGCCTGAACGACCCTTCGGCCCGCGCACTGCGCGCCAGCCTCGTGGCCCGCGCGCGCGTCGCCGAAGACGAACTGGCGCGCGCCGTGGCCGCCGGCGTGCGGCAGTACGTGGTTTTGGGCGCAGGGCTGGACACCTTCGCCTGCCGCAACCCGTATATGGCAGCCGGACTGAACGTGTTCGAGGTGGACCACCCCGCCACCCAGGCGTGGAAGCGCCAATGCCTGAGCCAGGCGGGCATCGTGCCGCCGGGGGCGCTGCACTTCGTGCCCGTGGATTTCGAGAGCGGCGCCCTCATGCCAGCGCTGGCCGCCGCGGGCTTGCGTGCCGACAAGCCAGCGTGCTTTACTTGGTTGGGCGTCACGGTCTACCTGACGCCGGAAGCGGTGATGGCCACGCTGACGCAAGTGGCCGCGCTGCCGGCCGGCAGCAGCATCACGTTCGACTACCGTGTGCCGCAGGCTTTGCTGAATCCGTTCGAGCAGGCGGTCACCGAGCTCTTCGAGCAGCAAGTGGCGGCGCAGGGTGAGCCATGGTTGTCGAGCTTTGAGCCAGAGGCGTTGGGCCAGCAGTTGCATGCGCTGGGATTCAGTCGGGTGGACGATCCGGGCGCCGATGCGATCAACGCCCGCTATTTCCCGCGCCGCAAGGACGGGCTGCGCTGCGGCGCGGCCTTTCGCTTCGCCTGCGCCCGCGTGTGA
- a CDS encoding YbgC/FadM family acyl-CoA thioesterase — MKPTDFRLHHRLRVRWAEVDMQKIVFNPHYLMYFDCAIADYWSALAMPYEAAMRQLDGDIFLRKTTVEFHASARLDDRLDVALRCDRIGNSSMTFPGAIFRDGQLLSAGELVYVFADPATQTSRPVPAPLRALIEAYEAGHPVTRVQTGDWATLQQPASAVRTAVFVEEQGIAREDEWDVADQTAVHAVVTNLLGMPVATGRLLHEGEPGSGTARIGRMAVDRALRGSGVGRQVVQALEQAAFERGDRRIVLSAQRSAEGFYQRLGYTPYGEPYEDVGIPHVSMTRPLA, encoded by the coding sequence ATGAAGCCGACGGATTTCCGCCTTCACCACCGCCTGCGCGTGCGCTGGGCCGAGGTGGACATGCAAAAAATCGTCTTCAATCCGCACTACCTGATGTACTTCGACTGCGCCATCGCCGACTACTGGAGCGCCCTGGCCATGCCCTACGAAGCGGCCATGCGGCAGTTGGACGGCGACATCTTCCTGCGCAAGACCACCGTCGAATTCCACGCCTCGGCACGGCTGGACGACCGGCTCGACGTGGCGCTGCGTTGCGACCGCATCGGTAATTCGTCCATGACCTTTCCCGGCGCCATCTTCCGCGACGGCCAGCTGCTCAGTGCGGGCGAGCTGGTCTACGTGTTCGCCGACCCCGCCACGCAGACCAGCCGCCCCGTGCCGGCGCCGCTGCGCGCGCTGATCGAGGCGTATGAGGCCGGCCACCCCGTCACCCGCGTGCAGACGGGCGACTGGGCCACGCTGCAACAGCCCGCGTCGGCCGTGCGCACCGCGGTCTTCGTCGAAGAGCAAGGCATCGCGCGCGAGGACGAATGGGACGTGGCCGACCAGACGGCGGTGCACGCGGTGGTCACCAACCTGCTCGGCATGCCGGTGGCCACAGGGCGCCTGCTGCACGAGGGCGAACCCGGCAGCGGCACGGCGCGCATCGGCCGCATGGCGGTGGACCGGGCGCTGCGTGGCAGCGGGGTGGGGCGGCAAGTGGTGCAGGCACTGGAGCAGGCGGCGTTCGAGCGCGGCGACCGCCGCATCGTGCTGAGCGCGCAGCGCAGTGCCGAGGGCTTCTACCAGCGGCTGGGCTACACGCCGTATGGTGAACCGTATGAGGACGTGGGCATTCCGCACGTGTCGATGACGAGGCCCCTGGCGTGA
- a CDS encoding MerR family transcriptional regulator, translated as MLTVGELAARAGLTVRTLHHYDQIGLLKPSARSHAGYRLYDRDDVVRLGAIQMLRDMGLPLAEIGTLIDGAGASLPALIARRMAWLEQEMARAQQLHERLDTLQLILAAGSEPALDDWLGSLALMGAYVRYFSAEELRQIFVRWPAMRADWQALLDAVRAAMAEGVPPDALELQPLVQRWMDLSARWMNGDLDMVGRWGRMLRDHDTPRSPNGVTRDLLEYMDQAVTVRLTALGRHLTPSDIQRLDKTLDVEWRAVADSAEQLLQTGTPAYSPAAQALARQWLALIDRVTRHDAVLRERLVTAYAQEPLLQAGSATGPEARDFLRRAAESLDPHVT; from the coding sequence ATGCTGACCGTCGGTGAACTCGCGGCCCGCGCGGGTCTGACGGTGCGCACGCTGCACCATTACGACCAGATCGGCCTGCTCAAGCCGTCCGCGCGCTCGCATGCAGGCTACCGGCTGTATGACCGCGACGATGTGGTGCGGCTGGGCGCCATCCAGATGCTGCGCGACATGGGGTTGCCGCTGGCCGAAATCGGCACCCTGATCGACGGCGCCGGGGCCTCGCTGCCGGCGCTCATTGCGCGCCGAATGGCTTGGCTGGAGCAGGAGATGGCTCGGGCTCAGCAACTGCACGAGCGGCTGGACACCCTGCAGCTCATTCTGGCTGCAGGGAGCGAGCCAGCCCTGGACGACTGGCTGGGCAGCTTGGCGCTGATGGGCGCTTATGTCCGCTATTTCAGTGCCGAAGAGCTTCGTCAGATCTTCGTCCGCTGGCCCGCCATGCGCGCCGACTGGCAGGCGCTGTTGGACGCCGTGCGCGCCGCGATGGCTGAGGGCGTGCCGCCGGATGCGCTGGAATTGCAGCCGCTGGTGCAGCGCTGGATGGATCTTTCCGCGCGCTGGATGAACGGCGACCTCGACATGGTGGGCCGCTGGGGCCGCATGCTGCGCGACCACGACACGCCGCGCAGCCCGAATGGCGTGACTCGCGACCTGCTGGAGTACATGGACCAGGCCGTCACCGTGCGCCTGACGGCCCTGGGCCGGCACTTGACGCCAAGCGACATCCAGCGCCTCGACAAGACTCTGGACGTGGAGTGGCGCGCTGTGGCGGACAGTGCCGAACAACTCCTGCAGACGGGCACGCCGGCGTATTCACCCGCCGCGCAGGCACTCGCGCGGCAGTGGCTGGCGCTGATCGACCGCGTCACGCGACACGACGCGGTGTTGCGCGAGCGCCTGGTCACCGCTTACGCCCAGGAGCCACTGCTGCAGGCCGGTTCGGCGACCGGACCCGAGGCGCGCGATTTTCTGCGGCGGGCTGCGGAAAGCCTTGATCCTCACGTTACGTGA
- a CDS encoding alpha/beta hydrolase, whose translation MNHRPDIHARLTPAMRLLVERMAQAPHPPLHTLAAAEAKTAYAKSIGVLDVPKPELARVEDLHIPARDGFQLRARLVAPSHDAGLPVLLYTHGGGFTIGSIESHDTFCRVLSQQSGAAVLSLDYRLAPEWRFPTAVHDAWDALHWLAGEGGAARRLDTSRIAVGGDSAGGTLAAVSALHARDQGIKLALQLLIYPGTTDHQDTDSHALFEHGPVLDKVLIDWFFDHYIDGVDRSDWRFAPLKSAEVDGVAPAWVGLAECDPLVDEGILYADKLRLAGVPVDLEIYRGVVHGFITMGRAIAEARQLHHDAAAALRHAFGLPPSGA comes from the coding sequence ATGAATCACCGCCCCGACATCCACGCCCGCCTGACCCCCGCCATGCGCCTGCTGGTCGAGCGCATGGCGCAAGCGCCGCACCCGCCGCTGCACACGCTGGCGGCCGCCGAGGCGAAGACCGCCTACGCCAAATCCATCGGCGTGCTCGACGTGCCCAAGCCCGAGCTGGCGCGTGTGGAAGACCTGCACATCCCCGCGCGTGACGGTTTTCAGCTGCGCGCCCGCCTGGTCGCCCCGAGCCACGACGCCGGCCTGCCGGTGCTGCTGTACACGCATGGTGGCGGCTTCACCATTGGCAGCATTGAATCGCACGACACCTTTTGCCGCGTGCTCAGCCAGCAAAGCGGCGCCGCCGTGCTGTCGCTCGACTACCGGCTGGCGCCCGAGTGGCGTTTTCCCACCGCCGTGCACGACGCTTGGGATGCGCTGCACTGGCTGGCGGGCGAGGGCGGGGCGGCGCGGCGCCTGGACACCTCGCGCATCGCGGTCGGCGGCGATTCGGCTGGCGGCACGCTGGCCGCCGTGAGCGCGCTGCACGCGCGCGACCAGGGGATCAAACTGGCGCTGCAGCTGCTCATCTACCCCGGCACCACCGACCACCAGGACACCGATTCGCACGCCCTGTTCGAGCACGGCCCGGTGCTCGACAAGGTGCTGATCGACTGGTTTTTTGACCACTACATCGACGGCGTTGACCGCTCCGACTGGCGCTTTGCTCCGCTGAAAAGCGCCGAGGTCGACGGCGTCGCCCCCGCCTGGGTCGGCCTGGCCGAATGCGACCCACTGGTGGACGAAGGCATCCTGTACGCCGACAAGCTGCGCCTGGCCGGCGTGCCGGTCGATCTGGAAATCTATCGCGGCGTGGTGCACGGCTTCATCACCATGGGCCGCGCGATCGCCGAGGCGCGCCAGCTGCACCACGACGCGGCGGCGGCGCTGCGCCATGCGTTCGGGCTGCCGCCGTCTGGCGCCTGA
- a CDS encoding DUF3011 domain-containing protein, whose translation MTAFRIAAPVAAALLALAPLAQAQYDRPIGQPLGGQPYGGQPYGQYGGTWGAPAGGTYASQGVTCESQDGAFRECRTPFGGAPAIARTLSNAPCVPGQTWGSRGPGTVWVNGGCRAEFVDAYGAGGDLGHGYGQPAPGAYGDSPVVRCESDQGRHRECRLPVRAPLTLVRQISGAACVEGQTWGSHRNGRVWVRGGCRGDFAPVAQGWGGAAPGWGQPWGGQTVTCESFERRANQCAWDGLWGRPRVVEQLSQNACHEGRSWGYDGRQIWVDRGCRARFGN comes from the coding sequence ATGACCGCTTTTCGCATCGCTGCCCCCGTGGCGGCGGCCTTGCTTGCGCTGGCGCCGCTGGCCCAGGCGCAATATGACCGGCCCATCGGCCAGCCGCTCGGCGGCCAGCCCTATGGCGGCCAACCGTATGGGCAGTACGGCGGCACCTGGGGTGCGCCCGCCGGCGGCACTTACGCCAGCCAGGGCGTGACCTGCGAAAGCCAGGACGGCGCGTTTCGCGAATGCCGCACGCCGTTTGGCGGTGCACCGGCGATCGCACGCACCTTGTCGAACGCACCGTGCGTGCCGGGCCAAACCTGGGGCAGCCGCGGCCCGGGCACGGTGTGGGTCAACGGTGGCTGCCGGGCCGAGTTTGTCGACGCTTATGGCGCTGGCGGCGATCTGGGCCATGGATACGGCCAGCCCGCCCCTGGCGCTTACGGCGACAGCCCGGTGGTGCGCTGTGAAAGCGACCAGGGCCGCCATCGCGAATGCCGGTTGCCGGTGCGGGCGCCCCTGACCTTGGTGCGCCAGATCTCCGGCGCCGCCTGTGTCGAGGGCCAGACCTGGGGCAGCCACCGCAACGGCCGCGTGTGGGTGCGCGGGGGCTGCCGTGGCGATTTCGCGCCGGTGGCGCAGGGCTGGGGTGGCGCGGCGCCCGGTTGGGGGCAGCCATGGGGCGGCCAGACGGTCACCTGCGAGAGCTTCGAGCGGCGCGCCAACCAATGTGCGTGGGATGGGCTCTGGGGTCGCCCGCGGGTGGTGGAGCAGCTGTCGCAGAACGCCTGCCACGAAGGCCGCTCTTGGGGTTACGACGGCCGCCAGATCTGGGTCGACCGCGGCTGCCGCGCACGCTTTGGCAACTGA
- a CDS encoding iron-containing alcohol dehydrogenase → MALIQYLTQIEFDYGALAQIQAHCQRAGITRALVVTDKGVRAAGVLQPVLDALGGVAVAVFDDVPSNPTEAAVRGAVAVYDQERCNGLIAVGGGSPIDCAKGVAIAATHPGPLKTYATIEGGSPKITDAAAPLIAVPTTAGTGSEVARGAIVIVDDGRKLGFHSWSLMPKAAICDPALTLGLPPMLTAATGMDAIAHCMEVFMAPAFNPPADGIALEGLRRGWAYIERATRDGGDRDARLNMMAASIHGAMGFQKGLGCVHSLSHSLGGANPRLHHGTLNAVFLPAVIRFNAGAESIQKEERLARMAQAMGLEKGADVAQAVHGMTARLGLPTGLRAMGVNEDLFDAVIEHALLDHCHKTNPRIASADDYRRMLAESM, encoded by the coding sequence ATGGCCCTCATCCAATACCTAACGCAGATCGAGTTCGACTACGGGGCGCTGGCGCAAATCCAGGCGCACTGCCAGCGCGCGGGCATCACGCGCGCGCTGGTCGTCACCGACAAGGGCGTGCGCGCCGCCGGCGTGCTGCAGCCGGTGCTGGATGCGCTGGGCGGCGTGGCCGTGGCGGTGTTCGACGACGTGCCCTCCAACCCCACCGAGGCCGCCGTGCGCGGCGCCGTGGCGGTGTATGACCAGGAGCGCTGCAACGGCCTGATCGCCGTCGGCGGTGGCAGCCCGATCGACTGCGCCAAGGGCGTGGCGATTGCCGCCACGCACCCCGGCCCGCTCAAGACCTACGCCACCATCGAAGGCGGCAGCCCCAAGATCACCGACGCCGCCGCGCCGCTGATCGCCGTGCCCACCACCGCCGGCACCGGCAGCGAGGTGGCGCGCGGCGCCATCGTCATCGTGGACGATGGGCGCAAGCTGGGCTTTCACAGCTGGAGCCTGATGCCCAAGGCCGCCATCTGCGACCCCGCGCTCACGCTGGGCCTGCCGCCCATGCTGACGGCTGCCACCGGCATGGACGCCATCGCCCACTGCATGGAAGTGTTCATGGCACCCGCCTTCAACCCGCCGGCCGACGGCATCGCGCTGGAGGGCCTGCGGCGCGGCTGGGCGTACATCGAGCGCGCCACACGCGACGGTGGCGACCGCGACGCGCGCCTGAACATGATGGCCGCCAGCATCCACGGCGCCATGGGCTTTCAAAAAGGGCTGGGCTGCGTGCACAGCTTGAGCCACAGCCTGGGCGGCGCCAACCCGCGCCTGCACCACGGCACGCTGAACGCGGTGTTTCTGCCGGCGGTGATCCGCTTCAACGCCGGTGCCGAATCGATTCAAAAAGAGGAGCGCCTGGCCCGCATGGCGCAAGCGATGGGGCTTGAAAAAGGCGCCGACGTGGCGCAGGCCGTGCACGGCATGACCGCGCGCCTGGGCCTGCCCACCGGGCTGCGCGCCATGGGGGTGAACGAGGACCTGTTCGACGCCGTGATCGAACACGCCCTGCTCGACCACTGCCACAAGACCAACCCGCGCATCGCCAGCGCCGACGATTACCGGCGCATGCTGGCGGAGTCGATGTGA